From a region of the Lactuca sativa cultivar Salinas chromosome 4, Lsat_Salinas_v11, whole genome shotgun sequence genome:
- the LOC111886818 gene encoding uncharacterized protein LOC111886818, with product MESGYKHFSHTHNLMMHDIPEGADVSCSGCNSSATNTVYACWHCNFFLHEQCFHASRSRKHPSHPLHPLALVPYPTYPSNSFYCNSCKIIGTGFSYSCPDCDFDLHVQCAYSISGATNFHQPHQVSTTTTTTTPHPHNLFHQNQEIVPPAHFHVPNSSMVPNFAAVSIPIPTHIPTPIPVHAQYATTVTHNSYMPQNASPFPFPTSAQNPPFPLPTSAQNPIISAQNAYTSQNFTSAPTSAQNSTIPQYTAFASVPNSAPFEQSSPRVEAGQNRKKIQGTKHFTHPHDLVLVNLKHGKKEIACSGCQETLVGIGYSCVEENCHFQLHESCFHLEREILHESHPAHPLALLSTSPYSKENRTFTCDACFREGTGFFYHCSTCEHNLHVKCATLKDTVKRSDHVHALKLFYECPLMGDEYTFYCDVCNLVVPLGHWTYYCQECDFGTHLDCVDREEGDETSGDPVS from the coding sequence ATGGAGTCTGGATACAAGCATTTCAGTCACACACACAACCTAATGATGCATGATATACCAGAAGGTGCCGATGTCTCTTGCTCCGGCTGCAACTCTTCAGCCACCAACACCGTATATGCTTGTTGGCACTGCAATTTCTTCCTCCACGAGCAATGTTTTCACGCATCCCGTTCCCGGAAACATCCATCACACCCTCTTCACCCTCTCGCTTTGGTTCCTTACCCTACCTACCCTTCCAATTCTTTCTATTGCAATTCCTGCAAAATCATTGGAACTGGCTTCTCCTATTCATGTCCAGATTGTGATTTTGATCTCCATGTCCAATGTGCTTATTCCATATCTGGTGCTACAAATTTTCATCAACCACATCAGGTAagtactactactactactactactcctCATCCACATAATCTTTTTCATCAGAACCAAGAAATAGTGCCACCTGCACATTTTCATGTCCCAAATTCTTCCATGGTCCCTAATTTTGCAGCCGTTTCGATTCCGATTCCCACGCATATTCCAACACCGATTCCAGTTCATGCTCAATATGCAACGACTGTTACCCACAACTCTTACATGCCTCAAAATGCTTCCCCGTTTCCTTTTCCTACTAGTGCTCAAAATCCGCCGTTTCCTCTTCCTACTAGTGCTCAAAATCCGATTATAAGTGCCCAAAATGCTTATACATCTCAAAATTTTACTAGTGCTCCCACAAGTGCCCAAAATTCGACCATACCTCAATATACAGCTTTTGCTTCTGTTCCAAATAGTGCTCCATTTGAACAGTCATCTCCCCGTGTGGAAGCTGGTCAAAACAGAAAGAAAATTCAAGGGACCAAACACTTTACCCACCCTCATGATTTAGTTTTGGTAAACTTAAAACATGGAAAAAAGGAGATAGCTTGCTCAGGATGTCAAGAAACTCTGGTTGGCATAGGTTATTCATGTGTTGAAGAAAATTGTCACTTTCAACTTCATGAATCTTGCTTTCATCTGGAGAGAGAGATTTTACACGAATCTCATCCAGCTCATCCTCTTGCCCTTCTCTCCACATCGCCATATAGTAAGGAAAATCGCACGTTTACTTGTGATGCATGCTTCAGAGAAGGTACTGGCTTTTTCTATCACTGTTCGACATGTGAACATAATCTACATGTTAAGTGTGCAACGTTGAAGGACACAGTGAAGCGCAGTGATCATGTGCACGCTCTTAAGCTGTTTTATGAGTGCCCATTGATGGGAGATGAGTACACATTCTATTGTGATGTGTGTAATCTGGTTGTGCCTCTGGGTCACTGGACGTATTACTGCCAAGAGTGTGACTTTGGTACTCATTTGGATTGTGTGGATCGTGAAGAAGGTGATGAGACGAGTGGGGATCCTGTTTCTTGA